In Pseudomonadota bacterium, a single window of DNA contains:
- a CDS encoding TetR/AcrR family transcriptional regulator: MKAAERQKALLAAATRCFAGRGYHATGVSDIIEGAGVARGTFYLYFDSKHDVFCRILDDFISHLGDQIKTVELGGALTPAQQMRMNVERLVDAVLKRPGPAKIVFREAAGQGAEVDRKLRAFYGRLISIIESSLCKGMSLGLVREVDPRAAACIIIGGFRELMVQKIVFKNASLARDAIVDGLIDVVLGGLGGRPVVN, from the coding sequence ATGAAAGCAGCCGAGAGGCAAAAAGCGCTGCTCGCTGCGGCCACGCGCTGCTTCGCGGGCAGGGGCTATCACGCCACGGGCGTCAGCGACATCATCGAGGGCGCAGGGGTCGCCCGCGGGACCTTCTACCTCTACTTCGACAGCAAGCACGACGTCTTCTGCAGGATACTGGACGACTTCATCTCTCACCTGGGCGACCAGATAAAGACCGTTGAGCTCGGAGGCGCGCTCACCCCGGCGCAGCAGATGCGCATGAACGTCGAGCGCCTGGTGGACGCCGTGCTCAAGAGGCCCGGGCCGGCGAAGATCGTCTTCAGGGAGGCGGCCGGCCAGGGCGCGGAGGTCGACCGCAAGCTCAGGGCCTTCTACGGGCGGCTCATATCGATAATAGAATCGTCGCTCTGCAAGGGGATGTCCCTGGGGCTCGTCAGGGAGGTTGACCCGAGGGCCGCGGCGTGCATCATCATAGGCGGATTCCGGGAACTCATGGTGCAGAAGATCGTGTTCAAAAACGCAAGTCTCGCCAGGGACGCGATAGTCGACGGGCTGATCGACGTCGTGCTCGGCGGCCTCGGCGGCAGGCCGGTGGTAAACTGA
- a CDS encoding mechanosensitive ion channel family protein has translation MFGAENISRVWERALELTVHWYPPVLKAAAIVIIAALALNAVNRLVRLLVERVTPFAQQSTIRGKQRVDTLSHTFRYGSTIVIFTVALLMIMGSFGIDLKALLATVGIAGIAIGFGAQSLVKDIVSGIFILVEDQFAVGDVVMMGGEGGVVERMTLRITQLRNTEGMLITIPNGSIATVKNLTSEWSRVDYKIGVAYATDLDRAMDILADEAKGLKADMPELIMDDPEPLGADEFNDSSITLRIWIKTRPLKQWVVRREYNRRVHRRFEREGIEIPFPQRTVWMKGPSDKPAGKGI, from the coding sequence ATGTTCGGAGCCGAAAACATATCGAGGGTCTGGGAGAGGGCGCTGGAACTCACGGTTCACTGGTACCCCCCTGTGCTCAAGGCCGCTGCCATAGTGATCATCGCGGCGCTCGCGCTGAACGCCGTGAACCGCCTAGTGCGCCTGCTGGTCGAGCGCGTCACCCCCTTCGCGCAGCAGAGCACGATCAGGGGAAAGCAGCGCGTGGACACCCTGAGCCACACGTTCAGGTACGGCTCGACCATCGTGATATTCACCGTGGCGCTGCTCATGATCATGGGCTCGTTCGGCATAGACCTCAAGGCGCTGCTGGCCACCGTCGGGATCGCGGGCATCGCCATCGGCTTCGGCGCGCAGAGCCTGGTGAAGGACATCGTCAGCGGGATCTTCATCCTCGTCGAGGACCAGTTCGCGGTCGGCGACGTCGTGATGATGGGGGGCGAGGGGGGAGTGGTGGAGCGCATGACCCTGCGCATAACCCAGCTTCGCAACACCGAGGGGATGCTGATCACAATCCCCAACGGCAGCATAGCGACGGTGAAGAACCTCACCAGCGAATGGTCGCGCGTGGACTACAAGATAGGGGTCGCCTACGCGACCGACCTCGACCGGGCCATGGACATCCTCGCCGACGAGGCGAAGGGTCTCAAGGCCGACATGCCGGAGCTCATCATGGACGATCCGGAGCCGCTCGGCGCGGACGAGTTCAACGACTCCTCGATCACCCTGAGGATATGGATCAAGACACGGCCCCTCAAGCAGTGGGTCGTGCGCCGCGAGTACAACAGGCGGGTCCACAGGCGATTCGAGAGGGAGGGGATCGAGATACCGTTCCCGCAGCGCACCGTGTGGATGAAGGGGCCCTCGGACAAGCCGGCGGGCAAAGGCATCTAA